AAGAATCAATGCAGAATTATTGCCTGTCGAGTGAGTCTTCGAGCTTGAAAGGCGATAATTCTGCTTACCTTAGTGTATGCGCAATTTGGGGCGTACTCGCCCAGCATAGCGCTGTTGAACAAAGCCTTCGGCAGTAAAACCACCTAACCCCTAAAACCCCATTCCCACTGTAGCAATTAAAAGGCACGCAGGGTATAATTAACATTGGTACCACCCTTTGTCGATTATAGCCGCCTCTATGCAGGGCGATTTCTCACCTTAACACAAAGGAGGGTCATTATGACTCCACTGCGTGCCCGTTTCATTGCTCACCTTCACCTCAAGGGTTACTCTGACAAGACTCAGAAAAACTATCTTCAACCAGTCATCCAGTTTTCCCGCTGGCTCAACCGATACCCTGACCAAAGATGAGCTTCACCAGTACCTTCTCTACCTTAAGCTTGAACGCAAGCTTGCCATCCGCACATTAAATATACATATTTACGCATTAAAGTGCTTCTGTGAATTCATTTTACCCGAAGCAAATTTCATGGCCCCCTATAAACGCCTTAAAGAACCAAAGCATCATCCCGATATCATTAGCCGAGAAGAGATAAGGTCTGTTATCGAAACAGAGCAGAACCTTAAATACAAGGCCATTATCTCAACGATTTACTCAAGCGGCATAAGACTTGAGGAGTGTGTCAATCTCGATGTTTCTGATATCGATTCAAAACGCATGGTTATTCACGTGCGTCACGGCAAGGGTGGAAAGGACCGGATCACCATTCTTTCTCCTCAAACTCTGAAGATTCTTCGCAAGTACTGGCTGAAATTCAAACCCCGCACCTGCCTTTTCGAAGGCAATGTCAGAGGTAAACGCATCGGACGCCGTACTGTTGAAGAGATCGTTGCGGTGGCAGGCTTTAAAACAGGTCTGCGCCGTAGGCTCAAAGCACACTCTCTTCGACACAGCTTTGCCACTCATCTTCTTGAAGACGGTGTTCCCATTCAGGTGATTCAGCGTCTGCTGGGACATTCAAGACTTGACACCACAAACATTTACACTCACGTAAGCAGTGATATGCTCACTGGTGTTAAAAGCCCGCTTGACACCCCGTCCCCTCAATCGGTCAGAACAGAAACGGGTACAGCTAAACCTAAAAAGAGAGGACGTCCCAAAGGGAGCACTGCTGCAAAAAAGAAAGCCGCTGCAGTGAAAAAGTCTGCCAAAGTGAAGAAACCTTCCACAAAAAGTTCCGCAAAACGTGCTGCCCCCAAAGGCCGAAAAGGGGGGTGCAGATGAAAACCACCATAAGACTTGCAGACATATTCAGAGCATCTTTGCCCCTTTACACTCATAAGTATGGCAAATTACCTCTTGAACACTATAAGGCAGTCAACGCAATTATGAACTGTCGCACAGAATCGATGGGCTATCATCAGTATGAGTGTGAAAGCTGTCAT
This genomic window from Chitinispirillum alkaliphilum contains:
- a CDS encoding Integrase/recombinase; the protein is MAPYKRLKEPKHHPDIISREEIRSVIETEQNLKYKAIISTIYSSGIRLEECVNLDVSDIDSKRMVIHVRHGKGGKDRITILSPQTLKILRKYWLKFKPRTCLFEGNVRGKRIGRRTVEEIVAVAGFKTGLRRRLKAHSLRHSFATHLLEDGVPIQVIQRLLGHSRLDTTNIYTHVSSDMLTGVKSPLDTPSPQSVRTETGTAKPKKRGRPKGSTAAKKKAAAVKKSAKVKKPSTKSSAKRAAPKGRKGGCR